CAAGAACGGAGATGGGCCACGTCATCTCCGACTGCATGATTTCCCGGTAATCGCTGAAGAATGTTCTCTTGACGAATTTCAGGACTGCAAAGAGCGAAATTATGAAAAGGAGGAGATATATGGAGTTTAGGATCAGAAAGTAGAAGAGGACGAAATAATTGAACCCGATGATCGCTTTTATGACGATTGCTTGCCAGCCCATTGTTGACTCCTATGCTTTCTGTAAGTTTGAAACGAGAAGATCGGACAGGATCTGTCGGACCGCTGGGTTGGAATGCTTGTGGGCGGCCTCTTCTAGGAGGTCCGTTCTCTTCATGCGGACGAGCTTTGCAAAAAGCTCGAGCGCCACTTTTTTCACAGCGTCATCTTTCGAGGATAGCTTATCGAGATATTCATCCATGATGCCCGATTCCTGCAGCATCAGGACTGCCTGATGGCTTGCGTAGTTATCTCTGGAATCGATCATCTCGAAGAGGGCTTCGACTCCTCTGTCGCCCATGCTCTTGAGCGCTTCCGCCGTATTGGCCCTGACCCACCATTGCGAATCGCCAAGGATTTTACAGAGCGGTTGGATCGCTTCCGGGACCTTTATCTTACCCAGAGCCTTAGCCGCCATGGCCCTTACCGGCCATTCCTTATCTTCGAGAGCGACGATAAGCTCCTTGTAGCAGGAGGGGTCTCCGATTGCGCCCAAGGCATGAGCGGCTCTGGCCCTGATATCAGAGTTTTGATCGGAGAGTCTCTCAACGAGGAAGGAAACCGTGTGAAGGCTCTTGATCCTGCCAAGAATGTCAATGGCTGCTATCTTGGCGTGGATCGGACATTCCCTGAAGCACTGCATAAGTTCATCGACGACCTCTTTCCCCATGC
This sequence is a window from Acidobacteriota bacterium. Protein-coding genes within it:
- a CDS encoding HEAT repeat domain-containing protein, which gives rise to MIAFQALLITVMIVGAIFIFLTLLIMGNKATRDLWAFYCRRRRRTLEPAILKYVNSESGDVGKYLSGLLRPFDSTIVEKILVDNAHVVKGTAKERITKAFEDLGYVDSYLKGLKSVRWWKRAQSAENLGVAESRRAIDPLAKLIADPVPEVRVRSAKALGNMKGIAAAKPLVQALAEPNRWSTIRIADILSSMGKEVVDELMQCFRECPIHAKIAAIDILGRIKSLHTVSFLVERLSDQNSDIRARAAHALGAIGDPSCYKELIVALEDKEWPVRAMAAKALGKIKVPEAIQPLCKILGDSQWWVRANTAEALKSMGDRGVEALFEMIDSRDNYASHQAVLMLQESGIMDEYLDKLSSKDDAVKKVALELFAKLVRMKRTDLLEEAAHKHSNPAVRQILSDLLVSNLQKA